From a region of the Bacteroidia bacterium genome:
- the glmM gene encoding phosphoglucosamine mutase, with translation MTLIKSISGIRGTIGGKAGEGLSPVDIVRFAAAYGSWLKKNTKAKKIRVVLGRDARISGPMVSALVVHTLSGMGIDVIDLGLSTTPTVELAVPAEKAEGGIIITASHNPRQWNALKLLNKSGEFISEKEGNDLLKIAEKGDFDFAELQSLGKISNDSEWIDKHIGMITSLKLVDIKAIKEKKFRIVVDAVNSTGGIAVPRLLKALGVEDVLVLFGEPTGDFAHNPEPLPENLRDISKAVVKNKAHLGIVVDPDVDRLALVCEDGEMFGEEYTLVAVADYVLTNSKKAGNTVSNLSSTRALRDVTEKHGGSYSASAVGEVNVVEMMKATNAVIGGEGNGGIIYPELHYGRDALVGIALFLSQLARFGKSISMLRATFPDYHISKNKIELTSDIDVGELVEGVKEKYKKQPINTADGVKIEFDKEWVHLRRSNTEPIIRIYSESASETTADNLARKIMSDIRELIKRQKVG, from the coding sequence GTGACACTTATTAAATCGATTTCGGGAATTCGTGGTACCATCGGAGGCAAAGCCGGAGAAGGCCTTTCCCCCGTTGATATTGTACGTTTTGCCGCGGCCTATGGTTCCTGGCTCAAAAAGAATACCAAAGCAAAAAAAATCAGGGTAGTGCTTGGAAGGGATGCCCGGATTTCAGGACCAATGGTTTCAGCCCTCGTCGTTCACACGCTCAGCGGGATGGGAATTGATGTCATAGACCTGGGGCTTTCTACCACTCCAACCGTAGAGCTGGCTGTGCCGGCTGAAAAGGCGGAGGGGGGGATTATTATTACCGCCTCTCACAATCCAAGACAGTGGAATGCCCTCAAACTACTTAATAAATCCGGGGAATTTATTTCGGAAAAGGAGGGGAATGACCTCCTGAAGATCGCGGAGAAGGGAGATTTCGACTTTGCGGAACTGCAGTCGCTGGGAAAGATCAGCAACGACAGTGAGTGGATAGACAAGCATATCGGCATGATCACTTCTCTGAAGCTGGTGGATATCAAGGCGATTAAGGAAAAAAAATTCAGAATTGTGGTGGACGCTGTGAATTCCACCGGCGGCATCGCGGTGCCCCGCCTGCTCAAAGCACTGGGAGTGGAGGATGTGCTGGTTCTGTTTGGTGAACCTACAGGTGATTTTGCTCATAACCCGGAACCCCTGCCTGAAAATCTCCGGGATATCAGCAAGGCAGTTGTAAAAAATAAGGCCCACCTAGGTATTGTGGTAGATCCTGACGTGGACCGGCTGGCGCTGGTCTGTGAGGATGGCGAGATGTTCGGCGAGGAGTACACCCTGGTGGCAGTAGCGGATTATGTTCTCACCAATTCCAAAAAGGCGGGGAATACGGTATCGAACCTGAGTTCCACACGTGCTCTCCGCGATGTTACCGAGAAGCACGGAGGCAGTTATTCAGCTTCTGCCGTAGGGGAGGTGAATGTAGTGGAGATGATGAAGGCTACGAATGCCGTGATCGGTGGAGAAGGCAACGGAGGAATCATTTACCCTGAACTGCATTATGGTCGTGATGCACTTGTCGGAATCGCCCTCTTTCTGTCCCAACTGGCGCGGTTCGGCAAAAGCATTTCCATGCTGCGTGCAACCTTTCCGGATTATCATATCTCCAAAAACAAGATCGAACTGACAAGTGATATTGATGTTGGAGAACTTGTAGAAGGGGTGAAGGAGAAGTACAAAAAGCAACCCATCAATACCGCTGATGGTGTAAAAATTGAGTTTGACAAGGAATGGGTTCATCTGCGACGAAGCAATACAGAACCTATTATCCGTATCTATTCCGAAAGCGCTTCGGAAACCACTGCCGATAATCTTGCCCGTAAAATAATGTCGGATATCCGGGAGCTGATCAAGCGGCAGAAAGTTGGCTGA
- a CDS encoding tetratricopeptide repeat protein has protein sequence MKEGNATPHHNKPELIQRFEAMLGSGVLYYFESQDYEEIIEYYFEQNDPPKAMKAIDLGLKQFPFSQAFNIKKAQLLSLQNRTQEALNLIGKVEMMEGHSHELLLTKGGIYSQMGLSDQAIQCYKEAAKISSDDIAEVFLYIAYEFESLGSYADAIFYLKKSLTREPSSDTALYEISYCFDTSERSEDAVKYFIAFTDEHPYSQVAWFCLGVSYARLGLFEKAIDAYEYAIAIDENFSSAYFNKANSLANLSHYDDAIRVYKEVLERENPEVLTYYYLGECYEKKEDYQQALIHYKKATTLDPDLPDAWMGMGVVLDQLGRLQEGIHYMKKAIHLSPQVGDYWHIFGEVQMRLGFQEEAEGAFKKVIDLDPENTEVWMDYADLMFEQKMDEDAIGILSEGIKHHPDNAELQYRMAACLMNLGERQEGMKFLQNGLSLDYDKHAELFEYFPQLRENSAVLEVIESHRK, from the coding sequence ATGAAGGAAGGAAATGCGACCCCTCATCATAATAAACCGGAACTTATTCAGCGTTTTGAAGCGATGCTGGGCTCCGGTGTGCTATATTACTTTGAATCACAGGATTACGAGGAAATCATAGAGTATTATTTTGAGCAGAATGATCCCCCTAAGGCGATGAAAGCCATTGACTTAGGGCTGAAACAGTTCCCGTTCTCCCAGGCATTCAATATAAAGAAGGCCCAATTACTCTCACTGCAGAACCGAACTCAGGAGGCACTGAACCTGATTGGGAAGGTGGAAATGATGGAAGGCCATTCTCACGAACTGCTCCTAACCAAAGGCGGAATTTACAGCCAGATGGGGCTTTCGGATCAGGCCATCCAATGCTATAAAGAAGCGGCCAAGATATCCTCCGATGATATCGCAGAAGTATTCCTGTATATCGCCTATGAGTTTGAATCCCTCGGCTCCTACGCCGATGCCATTTTCTACCTGAAGAAATCCCTGACCAGGGAGCCTTCATCCGATACGGCTCTCTATGAGATATCCTACTGCTTTGATACGTCAGAGCGCTCTGAAGATGCAGTAAAGTACTTTATCGCATTTACCGACGAACATCCCTATAGTCAGGTAGCATGGTTTTGCCTGGGTGTTTCTTATGCGCGGCTCGGTCTCTTTGAGAAGGCCATTGATGCATACGAGTATGCCATTGCTATTGATGAAAATTTTTCAAGTGCCTATTTCAACAAAGCCAATTCATTAGCCAACCTGAGTCACTACGACGATGCGATCAGGGTTTATAAAGAGGTACTGGAACGTGAGAATCCTGAAGTACTCACCTACTATTATCTGGGCGAGTGCTACGAGAAAAAAGAAGACTACCAGCAAGCCCTTATTCATTATAAAAAGGCAACCACACTGGATCCGGACCTGCCGGACGCCTGGATGGGAATGGGCGTTGTACTTGATCAGTTAGGCCGGCTTCAGGAGGGGATTCACTATATGAAAAAAGCCATCCATCTTTCTCCGCAAGTGGGAGATTACTGGCACATTTTCGGGGAAGTACAAATGCGGCTTGGATTTCAGGAAGAAGCGGAAGGAGCATTCAAGAAGGTGATAGATTTAGATCCTGAAAACACGGAGGTGTGGATGGATTATGCTGATCTGATGTTTGAACAAAAAATGGATGAAGATGCCATCGGTATTCTGTCTGAAGGAATTAAACATCATCCCGATAATGCTGAACTGCAGTACCGGATGGCGGCCTGCCTTATGAATCTGGGGGAGCGACAGGAAGGAATGAAATTCCTGCAAAACGGCTTGTCCCTGGATTACGATAAACACGCTGAACTTTTTGAATACTTTCCCCAACTGCGTGAAAACTCCGCGGTACTTGAAGTGATTGAATCGCATCGGAAATAA
- a CDS encoding phosphosulfolactate synthase: MDFKLKNIPKRSVKPRKEGVTMVMDKGASLRQAESFIESSADLVDLVKLGFGTSFLTKNLAEKIKLYHDAGLKVYLGGTLFEAYVIRGQFDEYQRLLDRLKLEAAEVSDGSINIPHEQKCEFIRILSKNRTVLSEVGSKEEGMIIHPGKWTTMMKTELEAGSWKVIAEAREGGNVGIFHRDGSTHWVLINKITAKVKAENIIWETPQKNQQIWFIKHFGSNVNLGNIAYDDVIPVETLRLGLRGDTFFHFLPKELKPKD, from the coding sequence ATTGATTTTAAGTTAAAGAACATTCCCAAACGATCCGTTAAACCCCGTAAAGAGGGTGTTACGATGGTGATGGACAAGGGAGCGAGCCTGCGTCAGGCGGAAAGTTTCATAGAGAGCTCAGCTGATCTTGTGGATCTCGTGAAACTGGGATTCGGCACTTCCTTCCTTACCAAAAATCTCGCGGAAAAGATAAAACTCTATCATGACGCGGGTCTGAAAGTTTATCTTGGCGGCACCTTATTTGAAGCGTATGTGATCCGAGGACAGTTCGATGAGTATCAGCGGTTGCTTGACCGGTTGAAACTGGAAGCAGCTGAGGTGAGCGACGGATCTATCAATATTCCTCATGAGCAGAAGTGTGAGTTCATCCGGATCCTTTCTAAAAACCGTACGGTACTTTCGGAGGTCGGCTCCAAAGAAGAGGGAATGATCATCCACCCAGGTAAATGGACTACGATGATGAAAACCGAACTGGAAGCAGGCAGCTGGAAGGTAATTGCCGAAGCCAGGGAAGGCGGGAATGTGGGAATCTTTCATCGCGATGGGTCCACGCACTGGGTTCTCATCAACAAAATCACCGCCAAGGTTAAAGCGGAAAATATTATTTGGGAAACACCCCAGAAAAATCAGCAAATCTGGTTCATTAAACACTTTGGAAGCAATGTTAATCTGGGTAATATTGCCTATGATGACGTTATTCCGGTGGAAACACTCCGCCTTGGGCTTCGCGGCGACACCTTTTTTCATTTCCTGCCTAAGGAGCTGAAACCTAAGGATTGA
- a CDS encoding rhodanese-like domain-containing protein produces the protein MKEITVAELKTIRDGNEEHVLIDVREAHELEICEIGGTHIPMGDVMNNLDRIPKNIKVVIHCRSGARSGAVVQALETQHGYTNLYNLKGGIIAWADQVDSSITKY, from the coding sequence ATGAAAGAGATCACAGTAGCTGAGCTGAAAACAATTCGAGACGGAAACGAGGAACACGTCCTCATTGATGTTCGTGAAGCACACGAACTGGAAATCTGCGAGATTGGCGGCACACACATCCCGATGGGAGATGTGATGAACAACCTGGATCGCATTCCGAAAAACATAAAAGTGGTGATTCACTGCCGTTCCGGCGCACGCTCGGGGGCAGTAGTACAGGCGCTGGAAACACAACATGGTTACACCAACCTCTATAATCTGAAGGGTGGAATTATTGCCTGGGCTGACCAGGTCGATAGCAGCATTACCAAATACTGA
- a CDS encoding DedA family protein: protein MELLKEFLDFFLHLDQKLDLIMQEYKTTTYFILCLIIFCETGLVATPFLPGDSLLFAAGMLTAQNNILNVWILIPLLILSAIAGDNTNYFIGKFIGIRLFEMRGLKKILKKEYLHKTEKFYEKHGGKTIIMARFVPIVRTFAPFVAGVGTMNYSRYIIFCLLGGVLWVTGLTLAGYYLGSIPFVKEHFEKVVLGIILVSVAPIFIAWIRSRMKKA, encoded by the coding sequence TTGGAACTCCTCAAAGAATTCCTGGATTTTTTTCTGCATCTCGACCAGAAGCTGGATCTGATCATGCAGGAATATAAAACCACTACCTACTTCATCCTGTGCTTGATCATTTTCTGTGAAACCGGACTGGTTGCTACGCCATTCCTACCGGGCGATTCCCTTCTGTTCGCTGCAGGTATGCTGACGGCACAAAATAATATACTCAACGTATGGATCCTGATTCCTTTATTGATCCTCTCCGCCATCGCGGGCGATAACACCAATTATTTCATAGGGAAATTCATCGGGATCAGGTTGTTTGAAATGCGAGGACTGAAGAAAATACTGAAAAAGGAATACCTGCATAAAACTGAAAAATTCTACGAGAAGCATGGCGGTAAAACCATTATTATGGCCCGCTTCGTTCCCATTGTACGCACTTTCGCCCCTTTTGTGGCCGGCGTGGGCACGATGAATTACAGTCGTTATATCATCTTCTGTCTGCTGGGAGGTGTACTTTGGGTAACCGGGCTTACCCTGGCTGGATATTATCTCGGCAGTATTCCCTTTGTAAAAGAACACTTCGAAAAAGTTGTACTCGGCATTATTCTGGTTTCTGTAGCGCCGATTTTCATTGCCTGGATTCGCTCCCGAATGAAAAAAGCATGA
- the aroE gene encoding shikimate dehydrogenase (AroE; catalyzes the conversion of shikimate to 3-dehydroshikimate) codes for MRTFGLIGFPLSHTFSPSYFAEKFKRERIQNTVYTAYPLQNIADLPALLLKESSLEGFNVTIPYKEKIIPLLDEIHGEAKETGAVNTVRVIRSSNGIRLAGYNTDVFGFRQSLKPFLESRHQPALILGTGGASKSVQYVLKQLGISYKCVSRSSMPGCLSYESLAPETIRMCKLIIHCTPAGMYPNVNEEPPLPENWSDAVGSDHFLYDLIYNPPETLFLKRGREKKALTMNGLSMLQQQAEETWRIFSENYPIR; via the coding sequence ATGAGAACGTTTGGTCTCATAGGCTTTCCGCTCTCCCACACCTTCTCGCCATCGTATTTCGCGGAAAAGTTTAAACGGGAACGTATTCAAAATACCGTGTATACGGCCTATCCCCTGCAAAACATCGCTGATCTTCCCGCCCTTTTACTTAAGGAAAGTTCCCTGGAAGGCTTTAACGTGACCATTCCCTACAAGGAAAAAATTATTCCCCTGCTGGACGAGATCCATGGAGAAGCAAAAGAAACAGGAGCTGTGAATACCGTGCGCGTTATCCGTTCGTCGAACGGAATCCGGCTGGCAGGATATAATACAGACGTTTTCGGGTTTCGGCAATCGCTGAAACCATTTCTTGAATCCCGGCATCAGCCGGCACTGATCCTGGGAACAGGCGGGGCTTCTAAGTCGGTACAGTACGTACTTAAGCAACTGGGTATTTCCTATAAATGTGTCAGCCGCTCCTCGATGCCCGGCTGCCTGAGTTACGAATCCCTCGCTCCCGAAACAATCCGGATGTGTAAACTGATCATTCACTGCACACCGGCGGGAATGTATCCCAACGTTAACGAAGAACCTCCGCTTCCTGAAAACTGGAGCGATGCAGTAGGGTCAGATCATTTCCTTTATGACCTGATCTATAATCCGCCCGAAACATTATTCTTAAAACGAGGCCGGGAAAAAAAGGCACTTACCATGAATGGTCTTAGTATGCTTCAACAGCAGGCGGAGGAGACCTGGAGAATTTTCTCTGAAAATTATCCCATCCGTTAA
- a CDS encoding MMPL family transporter produces the protein MERFLDILRRHFRTWAIACLIFYGLFLVVSVGYIITHLKFNYEMESFFPEGEEELDYYLEHLGLFESDHDILLVGLTNKGGLYDTTFLSKVNFFHDRLKTRTDVVKIFSPVRTVKYRMRNGVPSAIPFFHPGNVTKLLEDSIRIASTSHPVKNLLDVEGGTLCMVIKTRPHMGLDSTKVLCSEVEEELNKIGFDEYRLAGRTRAQVYIITSMQKEFFLLAGITILVVATFLFLTFRNRNGIVFPVITVLLGLVGTLDFALLFSDGIDIFSIIIPTVLFVVGVSDSVHILNNYYGEIGKGTEKTEALIRTIRDISFSTLLTAVTSAVGFITLVTITIKPIAWFGINAAFGIMLVYFISFTFLIPVLYFLKPFAIPPSDELVKPSVLSRLYNWVGRRGTHLAVLFLITLIPVGYGVSRIQANSYFTEELREGDPYKEDFGYFDKHLGGVRPFEMSVKITKPGGSVFDADIQKQIEKVSSYLRKVYGVGGISDPSQPVKAVHQMLQNGAEDAFCLPPDSLFPSVQAHLISLLDRPEFRALVTEDMKNGRIAGRLSDLGAIEVKKRNEALYEFISQHCDPSQVRFRVTGISTVLDSNNNFLTRNLMEGLIYELLTIGLLMAFLFRSLRMMIISLLPNLFPLVFIGGLLGWLEINLNLSSSIIFNIAFGITVDDTIHLLSGYKLYLRKGFEKKEAIRLSFLHSGKAVTMTSFILFGGFAVLLLSGFNGIFHTGLLVGATLIVALLSDLLLLPNLVKWMHR, from the coding sequence GTGGAGCGATTCCTCGATATCCTGCGCCGGCATTTTCGTACCTGGGCCATTGCCTGCTTGATTTTTTATGGCTTGTTTCTGGTCGTATCGGTAGGGTATATTATTACCCATCTCAAATTCAATTACGAAATGGAAAGCTTCTTTCCTGAAGGGGAAGAAGAGCTTGACTATTATCTGGAACACCTGGGTCTGTTTGAGTCTGATCATGATATTCTGTTGGTTGGGTTAACCAATAAAGGCGGCTTATATGACACCACTTTTCTCTCGAAGGTTAACTTCTTTCATGACCGGCTCAAAACCCGGACCGATGTCGTAAAGATTTTTTCCCCGGTCAGAACCGTTAAATACAGAATGCGCAATGGCGTTCCCTCCGCGATTCCTTTTTTTCATCCCGGGAACGTGACTAAACTACTGGAGGACAGTATCCGGATAGCGTCCACATCTCATCCGGTGAAAAACCTTCTGGATGTTGAAGGCGGCACACTTTGCATGGTCATCAAAACCCGGCCGCACATGGGACTCGACAGTACAAAGGTGTTGTGCAGCGAAGTGGAAGAGGAACTGAATAAAATCGGGTTCGATGAATACCGTTTGGCCGGACGTACCAGGGCCCAGGTATATATCATTACAAGTATGCAGAAGGAATTCTTCCTGCTTGCGGGCATCACCATCCTGGTGGTCGCCACTTTTCTTTTTCTGACATTCCGGAACAGGAATGGTATTGTTTTTCCTGTCATCACCGTGTTGCTGGGATTGGTGGGAACATTGGATTTTGCCCTGCTATTCTCTGACGGGATCGATATTTTCTCCATTATAATACCCACCGTATTGTTTGTGGTTGGCGTTTCGGACAGTGTGCATATTCTGAATAATTACTACGGGGAGATCGGAAAGGGTACAGAAAAGACGGAAGCGCTGATCCGAACGATCCGCGATATCAGTTTCTCTACACTGCTCACCGCTGTTACCAGTGCCGTTGGCTTTATCACACTGGTGACGATCACGATCAAGCCCATTGCGTGGTTCGGTATCAATGCGGCCTTTGGGATTATGCTTGTATATTTCATCTCGTTCACATTCCTGATTCCTGTTCTATACTTTTTGAAGCCGTTTGCCATACCTCCTTCGGATGAGCTTGTCAAGCCTTCCGTACTGAGCCGGCTATACAATTGGGTAGGAAGACGGGGGACACATCTTGCAGTGTTGTTTTTAATCACGCTGATACCCGTGGGGTATGGTGTTTCCCGTATTCAGGCCAATTCCTATTTTACTGAAGAACTGAGAGAAGGAGATCCGTATAAGGAAGATTTCGGCTACTTCGATAAACATCTTGGAGGAGTGAGGCCATTTGAGATGTCGGTAAAGATCACAAAACCGGGTGGGAGTGTTTTTGACGCAGATATACAAAAACAGATTGAGAAGGTATCATCCTACCTCCGTAAGGTATATGGGGTGGGAGGAATCAGTGATCCTTCCCAGCCCGTGAAAGCCGTGCATCAGATGTTACAAAATGGGGCAGAAGATGCTTTTTGTCTTCCCCCGGACTCTCTCTTCCCATCTGTACAGGCACATCTGATTTCTTTGCTTGATCGTCCTGAATTCCGTGCGCTCGTAACGGAGGATATGAAGAACGGAAGAATTGCAGGGAGGCTCTCCGACCTGGGAGCGATAGAGGTAAAAAAGCGAAATGAAGCGTTGTATGAATTTATAAGCCAGCATTGTGATCCATCTCAGGTCCGGTTTCGGGTCACCGGAATAAGTACGGTACTCGACAGTAATAATAACTTTCTGACAAGGAATCTGATGGAAGGGTTAATCTATGAACTGCTCACCATAGGACTGCTAATGGCTTTTTTGTTCCGCTCACTCCGCATGATGATCATTTCATTACTCCCGAATCTCTTCCCATTGGTTTTTATCGGAGGTTTACTGGGTTGGCTGGAGATCAATCTGAATCTCAGTAGTTCCATCATTTTTAATATTGCTTTTGGGATAACAGTTGATGATACGATACACCTGCTCAGCGGGTATAAACTCTACCTTCGGAAAGGCTTTGAAAAAAAAGAGGCCATCCGGTTATCCTTCCTGCACAGCGGAAAGGCGGTTACAATGACGAGTTTTATTCTGTTCGGAGGTTTTGCCGTGCTGCTGCTTTCCGGTTTCAACGGAATATTTCACACGGGCTTACTGGTAGGGGCTACCCTGATCGTTGCACTCTTATCCGATCTGCTGTTACTGCCGAATTTAGTCAAGTGGATGCACCGTTAA